One Vespa velutina chromosome 19, iVesVel2.1, whole genome shotgun sequence DNA segment encodes these proteins:
- the LOC124955918 gene encoding Y+L amino acid transporter 2, whose translation MPDKVAPAERQVMVLHTSKKNISEDKNKDSGVKLKKELGLLDGVAIIVGIIVGAGIFVSPKGVLTNSGSVGQALIVWIFSGLLSLVGALCYAELGTMIPKSGGDYAYISDAFGSLPAFLYLWVALFILVPTGNAITALTFAQYILQPAWPGCKPPYAAVRLLAAVVTCLLTAINCYNVKWATRVQDIFTGTKIFALIIIMVAGFWWLCTGHTDNFHQPMAGTNTQPGYIALAIYSGLFSYSGWNYLNFVTEELKDPYKNLPKAICISLPLVTVIYVLANVAYFVVLTQDEILASNAVAVTFGDKLLGVMSWIMPFFVACSTFGALNGAIFASSRLFFVGARNGHLPTAIALINVQNLTPMPSLIFLCIITLALLIIEDVYVLINYVSFVEALFTTLSVSGLLWLRYKRPDLHRPIKVSIALPVIFFIICTFLVILPCYVSPWEVGVGIIIILSGIPVYSIFIYWKNKPIWLVSASHDFNMFCAKLFLCVQEEKND comes from the exons ATGCCGGACAAAGTAGCACCAGCCGAGAGGCAAGTGATGGTGCTTCatacttcgaaaaaaaatatttccgaaGATAAGAATAAAGACAGTGGtgtgaaattgaaaaaagaattaggaTTACTCGATGGAGTTGCAATAATCGTTGGTATCATCGTTGGTGCTGGCATTTTTGTTTCACCTAAAGGAGTTCTTACTAATAGTGGTAGCGTTGGCCAAGCTCTCATCGTTTGGATTTTCTCTGGTTTACTTTCACTTGTCGGTGCTCTCTGTTATGCCGAATTAG GTACGATGATACCAAAATCGGGTGGTGACTATGCCTATATTAGCGATGCGTTTGGGTCATTACCAGCATTTCTTTATCTATGGGTTGCATTATTTATTCTCGTTCCAACCGGAAACGCTATCACTGCACTTACGTTTGCACAATACATTTTACAACCTGCTTGGCCAGGTTGTAAACCACCATATGCAGCTGTAAGACTTCTTGCAGCAGTTGTTACat GCTTGTTAACTgcaattaattgttataatgtTAAATGGGCAACAAGGGTTCAGGATATATTTACTGGTACAAAGATCTTTGCCTTGATCATCATCATGGTTGCTGGTTTCTGGTGGCTTTGTACTGGTCATACAGATAATTTTCATCAACCAATGGCTGGAACAAATACGCAACCTGGTTATATCGCGCTTGCTATATATTCAGGATTATTTTCCTACTCTGGGTGGAATTATCTTAATTTTGTCACAGAGGAATTGAAAGATCCTTacaa AAATCTTCCAAAAGCAATATGCATATCTTTGCCATTGGTGACAGTGATTTATGTCTTAGCAAACGTCGCATACTTCGTTGTCTTGACGCAAGATGAGATACTTGCATCGAACGCAGTCGCTGTT acTTTTGGTGATAAATTATTAGGAGTAATGTCATGGATCATGCCGTTTTTCGTAGCATGCTCAACATTCGGTGCATTAAACGGTGCAATCTTCGCTTCTTCAAGATTATTTTTCGTTGGGGCACGTAATGGTCATTTGCCTACTGCCATAGCACTCATTAATGTACAAAATTTGACACCAATGCCTTCCCTTATATTTCTG TGCATTATCACCCTGGCACTTCTGATCATAGAGGATGTCTATGTGCTGATCAATTATGTTAGCTTCGTTGAAGCACTGTTCACCACGCTCTCAGTATCTGGCCTCTTGTGGCTACGTTACAAAAGGCCCGATCTTCATCGACCGATAAAG gtaTCTATAGCTTTACCCgtaattttcttcataatttgTACATTTTTGGTTATTCTTCCTTGCTACGTTTCACCATGGGAAGTAGGAGtaggaataattattattttatctggAATTCCtgtatattcgatttttatatactgGAAAAACAAACCAATTTGGCTAGTATCAGCTTCAC ATGATTTTAACATGTTTTGCGCGAAACTTTTTTTGTGCGTAcaagaagagaagaatgatTGA